A window of Pseudomonas monteilii contains these coding sequences:
- a CDS encoding immunity protein produces the protein MSISLSGSLADALLQTRPRDEHRQRAREGVIDYVACLLPIQLGLLHDSGLAPVRQAFPAAIGADNQALQLGYMSHALDFDDYHATFRGHPSTVVLSTLLALSQSLDTLSHEAFLDAYVIGVELSGRLGKAIGTRHYAAGLHSTATLGVIAATGAACRLLRLDRSQTQIALGLAATQAAGLRAQFGSAGKALHAGFAARQAVNAVQLAQAGFAAQADGVLEAFLDILGLGQARPDDLLADWGAPWRISAPGLEFKRYPTCGGTHSAIEAAFALREREGFSLAQVQSIDVSFPPGADTAPSIRAPQTGVQGRFSLEYVIADALLNGAIALERYGEDPVRPDIAALAAKVQRVPDLTAPPDELDPDLRFHRVTLHLADGRSLSQCVTRQQTAAAPTDVLAKLRDNLQAWPVERLDALCAYLHLTDDAALHRLVALVRCH, from the coding sequence GTGAGTATCTCCTTGAGCGGATCGTTGGCCGACGCGCTCCTCCAGACCCGACCCCGGGATGAACACCGCCAGCGGGCACGCGAGGGCGTCATCGACTACGTCGCCTGCCTGCTGCCGATCCAGCTCGGGTTGCTGCACGACAGCGGTCTGGCACCCGTGCGTCAGGCATTCCCTGCCGCCATCGGCGCGGACAACCAGGCCCTGCAGCTGGGCTACATGAGCCACGCGCTGGACTTCGATGACTACCACGCCACCTTCCGCGGCCACCCGAGCACGGTGGTGCTGTCGACCTTGCTGGCCTTGTCGCAGTCCCTGGACACCCTGAGCCATGAGGCGTTTCTGGATGCCTACGTCATCGGCGTGGAGCTGTCCGGACGCCTGGGCAAGGCCATCGGCACGCGGCATTACGCGGCAGGCCTGCACAGCACCGCGACCCTTGGGGTGATCGCCGCCACGGGCGCGGCCTGTCGCCTGTTACGACTGGACCGAAGCCAGACCCAGATCGCCCTCGGCCTGGCGGCGACGCAAGCCGCCGGCCTGCGCGCGCAGTTCGGCAGCGCGGGCAAGGCCCTGCACGCAGGCTTTGCGGCGCGGCAGGCGGTGAATGCCGTGCAGCTGGCGCAGGCCGGGTTCGCGGCGCAGGCCGATGGCGTGCTGGAAGCATTTCTGGACATCCTTGGCCTGGGCCAGGCCCGGCCTGACGACCTGCTGGCCGACTGGGGCGCGCCCTGGCGGATCAGCGCGCCGGGCCTGGAGTTCAAGCGCTACCCCACCTGCGGCGGTACCCACAGCGCTATCGAGGCGGCGTTCGCCCTGCGCGAGCGCGAGGGGTTCTCGCTGGCGCAGGTGCAGTCCATCGACGTCAGCTTCCCGCCTGGCGCCGACACCGCGCCGTCGATCCGCGCCCCGCAGACTGGCGTGCAAGGCCGGTTCAGCCTGGAATACGTGATCGCCGATGCGCTGCTCAACGGCGCCATCGCGCTGGAACGCTACGGCGAAGACCCGGTGCGCCCGGACATCGCCGCCTTGGCCGCCAAGGTGCAGCGAGTGCCCGACCTCACGGCACCGCCCGACGAGCTGGACCCGGACCTGCGCTTCCACCGGGTCACCCTGCACCTGGCGGACGGCCGTTCGTTGAGTCAGTGCGTGACCCGCCAGCAGACCGCCGCCGCGCCTACCGATGTGCTGGCCAAGCTGCGCGACAACCTGCAGGCCTGGCCTGTCGAGCGCCTCGACGCACTCTGCGCCTACCTTCATCTGACCGACGATGCCGCGTTGCACCGTCTGGTCGCCCTCGTTCGCTGTCATTAA
- a CDS encoding nitrilotriacetate monooxygenase → MSLQQTPSRQLRLGLFVQALGHHVGGWRADGAQGSPTDIEWFSWIAKTAEQGKFDMFFVGDALATSVHRLPSTMSRLEPLTLLSALAVQTRHIGLAATASTTFDEPFHLARALCSVDHISHGRAAWNVVTSFSADAARNFSREDLPSHADRYEVAREFLEVAFKLWDGWEDGALVRDKASGRYSDESKIHPANHKGKHFQVQGPLNIARSPQGRPVIIEAGSSPAGQQLAAQTAEVVFTAAASLEEGQAFYRSQKQFVRDAGRNPDHLLILPGVMPIVGRTREQAQAVWDQLNELVDIDNGIEQLSARFGTDMSVYPLDGPVPPVAPTEGSQSRVKLLTELAARENLTLRQLAAVAAGSRGHRVIVGTAEDIADDFQTWLEQGGADGFNIMPAVLPEQLQLFVELVIPELQRRGLFRTEYAHATLRENLGLPSVTDNFAAVAPAAAHEE, encoded by the coding sequence ATGTCCCTGCAACAGACGCCTTCCCGTCAACTGCGCCTGGGCCTGTTCGTTCAAGCCCTGGGCCACCACGTCGGTGGCTGGCGCGCCGACGGTGCGCAAGGTTCGCCCACCGATATCGAGTGGTTCAGCTGGATCGCCAAGACTGCCGAACAGGGCAAGTTCGACATGTTCTTCGTCGGCGACGCGCTGGCCACCAGCGTGCACCGCCTGCCGTCGACCATGTCGCGCCTGGAGCCGCTGACCCTGCTTTCGGCCCTGGCCGTGCAGACCCGTCACATCGGCCTGGCGGCCACCGCCTCGACCACCTTCGATGAGCCCTTCCACTTGGCCCGTGCCCTGTGCTCGGTGGATCACATCAGCCACGGCCGTGCCGCCTGGAACGTGGTCACCTCGTTCTCGGCCGATGCTGCACGCAACTTCAGCCGCGAAGACCTGCCCTCCCACGCCGACCGCTACGAGGTGGCGCGCGAGTTCCTCGAGGTGGCGTTCAAGCTGTGGGACGGCTGGGAAGACGGCGCCCTCGTGCGCGACAAGGCGAGCGGTCGCTACAGCGACGAAAGCAAGATCCACCCGGCCAACCACAAGGGCAAGCACTTCCAGGTCCAGGGCCCGCTCAACATCGCCCGTTCGCCCCAGGGCCGCCCGGTGATCATCGAGGCCGGTTCGTCCCCGGCCGGCCAGCAGCTGGCCGCACAGACCGCCGAAGTGGTGTTCACCGCCGCCGCATCGCTGGAGGAAGGCCAGGCCTTCTACCGCAGCCAGAAGCAGTTCGTCCGCGACGCCGGGCGCAACCCCGACCACCTGCTGATCCTGCCGGGCGTGATGCCCATCGTCGGGCGCACCCGCGAGCAGGCCCAGGCTGTGTGGGACCAGCTCAACGAGCTGGTGGACATCGACAACGGCATCGAGCAGCTGTCGGCACGCTTCGGCACCGACATGAGCGTCTACCCGCTGGACGGTCCGGTGCCGCCGGTCGCCCCCACCGAAGGCAGCCAGAGCCGGGTCAAGCTGCTCACCGAACTGGCCGCGCGGGAAAACCTCACCCTGCGCCAGCTGGCTGCCGTGGCTGCCGGTTCCCGCGGTCACCGGGTGATCGTCGGCACCGCCGAAGACATCGCCGACGATTTCCAGACCTGGCTCGAACAGGGTGGCGCCGACGGCTTCAACATCATGCCGGCGGTGCTGCCCGAGCAGCTGCAACTGTTCGTCGAGCTGGTCATCCCGGAGCTGCAGCGCCGCGGCCTGTTCCGCACCGAATACGCGCACGCCACCCTGCGTGAAAACCTGGGCCTGCCCAGCGTCACCGACAACTTCGCCGCCGTCGCTCCGGCGGCCGCCCACGAGGAATGA